The following coding sequences are from one Buchnera aphidicola (Cinara confinis) window:
- the rlmN gene encoding 23S rRNA (adenine(2503)-C(2))-methyltransferase RlmN yields MLYNIDLKRKKNKKINLLNFNLIKMKEFFLSLGEKEFRAVQLMDWIYKKYCCNFDIMNNFSINLKKKLHDIAIIQAPKYISKQISKDGTIKWNFFVNTGYIETIYIPEKNRSTLCISSQIGCVLKCNFCATGYLGFTRNLVVSEIIGQIWYIMNIIHNNNFDSMKIFQMSKITNIVMMGMGEPLLNLKNVIPALHIILSQYGFNFSKHKFTLSTAGIVPAIKKICGKVDISLAISLHASNDVLRNTLMPINKKFNIASLLSAVQEYLKKSTANRGVVTIEYIMLKDINDTIYHAEELILLLKNLSCKINLIPWNPIKNSRYQCSNSNTIHIFSDFLIKHGFIVKIRKNRGSDIYAACGQLAGLKNIKN; encoded by the coding sequence ATGTTATATAATATTGATTTAAAAAGAAAAAAAAATAAAAAAATTAATTTATTAAATTTTAATTTAATAAAAATGAAAGAATTCTTTTTATCTTTAGGAGAAAAAGAATTTCGTGCTGTTCAATTGATGGATTGGATTTATAAAAAATATTGTTGTAACTTTGATATTATGAATAATTTTAGCATTAATTTAAAAAAAAAGTTACATGATATAGCAATTATTCAGGCTCCAAAATATATATCAAAACAAATATCAAAAGACGGTACTATTAAATGGAATTTTTTTGTAAATACTGGTTATATTGAAACGATCTATATTCCAGAAAAAAATCGATCAACATTATGTATTTCATCTCAAATAGGCTGTGTATTAAAATGTAATTTTTGTGCTACAGGTTATTTAGGTTTTACTCGTAACCTTGTAGTATCTGAAATTATTGGTCAAATTTGGTATATAATGAATATTATTCATAATAATAATTTTGATTCTATGAAAATTTTTCAGATGTCTAAAATAACTAATATAGTTATGATGGGTATGGGTGAACCATTATTAAATTTAAAAAATGTTATTCCAGCTTTACATATTATATTAAGTCAGTACGGATTTAATTTTTCTAAACATAAATTTACATTATCTACTGCAGGCATTGTACCAGCAATAAAAAAAATATGTGGTAAAGTTGACATTTCTTTAGCTATTTCTTTGCATGCTTCCAATGATGTTTTACGCAATACCTTAATGCCTATTAATAAAAAATTTAATATCGCTTCTTTATTATCAGCGGTTCAAGAATATTTAAAAAAGTCTACAGCTAATCGTGGTGTGGTAACTATTGAATATATTATGTTAAAAGATATTAATGATACTATATATCATGCAGAAGAACTTATTTTATTATTAAAAAATCTATCTTGTAAAATTAATCTTATTCCTTGGAATCCCATAAAAAATTCAAGATATCAATGTAGTAATAGTAATACGATCCATATTTTTTCTGATTTTTTAATTAAACATGGTTTTATTGTCAAAATCCGAAAAAATAGAGGTTCTGATATTTATGCAGCTTGCGGACAATTAGCTGGATTAAAAAATATAAAGAATTAA
- the trpA gene encoding tryptophan synthase subunit alpha, with product MTKQYNLLFKKLKIKKEGCFIPFVVLGDPSFNISLQIIDTLIQSGADALELGIPFSDPIADGITIQKAHTRAFLNKMTLKKCFLMLKMIKKKYPLIPIGLLVYANIIFSYGISKFYHLCSLIKINSILIADIPYEESQEIRKAAQENNILQVFICPPDANHHVIKKISEYSQGYVYLVSRPGITGLQKSRVEISLTNTIKKLKKYHSQPIIQGFGIFTSDQIKKSLNNGVKGIICGSLFATIIEKNFINHIKLIKKIKKITIKLKHATKKYFKTLK from the coding sequence ATGACAAAACAATATAATCTTTTGTTTAAAAAATTAAAAATTAAAAAAGAAGGCTGTTTTATTCCATTTGTCGTATTAGGGGATCCATCTTTTAATATATCATTACAAATTATTGATACTTTGATTCAAAGCGGCGCTGATGCTTTAGAATTAGGAATTCCTTTTTCAGATCCTATTGCAGATGGTATTACTATACAAAAAGCACACACACGTGCTTTTTTGAATAAAATGACCCTTAAAAAATGTTTTTTAATGTTAAAAATGATAAAAAAAAAATACCCGCTAATACCCATAGGATTATTAGTATATGCAAATATTATTTTTTCTTATGGAATATCAAAATTTTATCATTTATGTTCTCTTATAAAAATAAACTCTATTTTAATAGCAGATATTCCATATGAAGAATCACAAGAAATTCGAAAGGCAGCTCAAGAAAATAATATTTTACAAGTATTTATTTGTCCTCCTGATGCTAATCATCACGTTATTAAAAAAATATCAGAATACAGTCAAGGATATGTATATCTTGTATCAAGACCAGGTATTACCGGACTGCAAAAAAGTCGGGTCGAAATTTCTTTAACAAATACAATAAAAAAATTAAAGAAATATCATTCACAACCTATTATACAAGGATTTGGAATTTTTACATCTGATCAAATTAAAAAATCTTTAAATAATGGAGTAAAAGGAATAATTTGTGGCTCTTTATTTGCCACGATTATAGAAAAAAATTTTATAAATCATATCAAATTAATAAAAAAAATAAAAAAAATAACAATAAAATTAAAACACGCAACTAAAAAATATTTTAAGACCTTAAAGTAA
- a CDS encoding pseudouridine synthase has translation MSEKIQKILSNLGYGSRRYIEKKIFLGVVYINAVKVSIGDRFEYDNIKSITINQKNYCIKFDPKRVLIYNKPIGEICTRKDEKNRNTVFKNLPKLLFSRWITVGRLDYRTSGLLLFTNYGELAYRLMHPNYMIIREYLVNVFGIFSKKKMNILNKGIFLDNSISRFHSIKYLSGSKNNKWFSVSLFQGKNKEVRRLWKYIGIEVNQLIRIRYGDVILPKSLRVKDFLEVNFSLIKKIFRSVSLKY, from the coding sequence ATGTCAGAAAAAATTCAAAAAATATTATCGAATTTAGGTTATGGTTCACGTCGTTATATTGAAAAAAAAATTTTTTTAGGTGTGGTTTATATTAATGCTGTAAAAGTTTCTATTGGTGATCGTTTTGAATATGATAATATTAAATCTATTACAATTAATCAGAAAAATTATTGTATAAAATTCGATCCCAAAAGGGTTTTAATATATAATAAACCAATTGGAGAAATATGTACGCGTAAAGATGAAAAAAATCGAAATACCGTTTTTAAGAATTTACCAAAATTACTTTTTTCTCGTTGGATTACTGTTGGCCGATTAGATTATAGAACTTCTGGTTTATTATTATTTACAAATTATGGAGAATTAGCATATCGATTAATGCATCCTAATTATATGATTATCAGAGAATATTTAGTGAATGTTTTTGGTATTTTTTCAAAAAAAAAAATGAATATTTTAAATAAAGGAATTTTTTTAGATAATTCAATATCTAGATTTCATTCAATTAAATATCTTTCTGGTAGTAAAAATAATAAATGGTTTTCTGTATCATTATTTCAAGGCAAAAATAAAGAAGTACGTCGTTTATGGAAATATATTGGAATCGAAGTTAATCAATTAATTAGAATACGTTATGGAGACGTCATTCTTCCAAAATCTTTACGTGTTAAAGATTTTTTAGAAGTAAATTTTTCTCTAATAAAAAAAATATTTAGATCAGTTTCATTAAAATATTAA
- the trpCF gene encoding bifunctional indole-3-glycerol-phosphate synthase TrpC/phosphoribosylanthranilate isomerase TrpF, giving the protein MKSNTLLKILQYKKIWIQQHKIQKPLLSFYHDLKKSKKNFKKSIIKNNPAFIFECKKASPSQGLLRSKFSIPKIINIYNKYANAISVITENKFFKGSFEDLKNAAQYTNKPILCKDFFIDPYQIYYARYHQADAILLMMSILSDSQYVMMTDLAKKMNMHILTEVHNHVELNRALLLNAEIIGINNRNLKDLSINLKTTIQIAPLIPLDRIIISESGINNYKKIRMLSSYVNGFLIGTHLMKSSNLDTSVRSIVYGYNKVCGLTRMKDAFIAEKSGCIYGGFIFYNNSPRYIKRHFCKKIINQVKLKYVGVFVNARIDDILLRVIQLSLSVVQLHGHENQEYIQKLRDVLPHNVKIWKALSVQDSFPTQRYCYVDRYLIDNKNGGTGSTFNWNLIKKHDVSKIILAGGLTLQNIFKASTLGFYGLDFNSGIEKMPGIKDSKKIIQTFNLLKNFPLRSLLTN; this is encoded by the coding sequence ATGAAAAGTAATACATTATTAAAAATTTTACAATATAAAAAAATATGGATTCAGCAACACAAAATACAAAAACCATTATTATCTTTTTATCATGATTTAAAAAAATCCAAAAAAAATTTTAAAAAATCAATTATAAAAAATAATCCAGCATTCATTTTTGAATGTAAAAAAGCCTCTCCTTCGCAAGGATTATTAAGATCTAAATTTAGCATTCCTAAAATAATAAATATTTATAATAAATATGCTAATGCAATATCAGTTATTACAGAAAATAAATTTTTTAAAGGTAGTTTTGAAGATCTGAAAAACGCAGCTCAATATACAAATAAACCAATTTTATGTAAAGATTTTTTCATAGATCCTTATCAAATTTATTATGCTAGATATCATCAAGCAGATGCTATTTTATTAATGATGTCTATTTTAAGCGATTCACAATATGTTATGATGACTGATTTAGCAAAAAAAATGAATATGCATATTCTTACAGAGGTACATAATCATGTTGAATTAAATCGTGCTTTATTATTAAATGCAGAAATTATTGGTATTAATAATAGAAATTTAAAAGATCTATCTATCAATTTAAAAACCACAATTCAAATTGCGCCATTAATTCCGTTAGATCGTATTATTATTTCTGAATCTGGAATTAATAATTATAAAAAAATTCGTATGTTAAGTAGTTATGTTAATGGGTTTTTGATAGGGACTCATTTAATGAAATCAAGTAATCTTGATACCTCGGTACGTAGCATAGTATATGGTTACAATAAAGTATGCGGATTAACGAGAATGAAAGACGCTTTTATTGCTGAAAAAAGCGGTTGTATTTATGGAGGATTTATTTTTTATAATAATTCTCCCCGATATATCAAAAGGCATTTTTGTAAAAAAATCATAAATCAAGTAAAACTAAAATATGTTGGAGTTTTTGTTAACGCTCGAATAGATGATATATTATTAAGAGTAATACAGCTATCATTATCAGTTGTACAGTTACATGGACACGAAAATCAAGAATATATTCAAAAATTACGAGATGTATTACCTCATAACGTAAAAATCTGGAAGGCATTATCCGTTCAAGATTCTTTTCCTACTCAAAGATATTGTTATGTTGATCGTTATTTAATAGATAATAAAAATGGAGGTACCGGATCAACATTTAATTGGAATTTAATTAAAAAACATGATGTTTCAAAAATAATTTTAGCAGGTGGCTTAACATTACAAAATATCTTTAAAGCATCTACTTTAGGTTTTTATGGTTTGGATTTTAATTCAGGAATAGAAAAAATGCCTGGCATTAAAGATTCTAAAAAAATTATTCAAACTTTTAATTTATTAAAAAATTTTCCATTACGATCTCTTTTAACTAACTAA
- the hisS gene encoding histidine--tRNA ligase: MKKKNQSIRGMHDFLPKDTIYLQIIEKKIIKILKSHTYKEIRTPILEDTEIFKKSIGGNTDVMSKEMYSFYDRNEKNISLRPEGTVGCIRACIQHHIFKKSLFQKLWYYGPMFRYERPQKGRFRQFYQLGIEVFGFSDPIIDFDLILLTIKIWNKLGILKDLILEINSIGSINNRKNYENDLRIFCEKKIDKFNLDNFRNVILNNPIRLLDSKNINIILMMKNAPKLINYLDLSSQLRFQKLCNYLDQKQVNYIINHKLVRGLDYYNDTVFEWKSKNLGAQDTICAGGRYDQLIKNLGGPKNSAMGCAIGIDRLFLLKELFKKKIIKNNYFIDIQIIFSNPEFYRFVLDISDQLHTIWPKLKIDTNITKISVSNQIKHAIQNHTKFLLILDSYLLSSNKIIIKNISLRTQKKEFFYRIFQSPCIFI, encoded by the coding sequence ATGAAAAAAAAAAATCAATCAATTAGAGGAATGCATGATTTCCTTCCTAAGGACACTATTTATTTACAAATTATAGAAAAAAAAATAATCAAAATTTTAAAAAGCCACACTTATAAAGAAATTCGAACTCCGATTTTAGAAGATACCGAGATCTTTAAGAAAAGCATTGGGGGTAATACCGATGTAATGTCTAAGGAAATGTATAGTTTTTATGATCGTAATGAAAAAAATATTTCTTTACGTCCAGAAGGGACGGTAGGTTGCATTCGAGCATGTATACAGCATCATATTTTTAAAAAATCATTGTTTCAAAAGTTATGGTATTATGGTCCAATGTTTCGGTATGAGCGTCCACAAAAAGGACGATTTCGCCAATTTTATCAACTAGGAATTGAAGTCTTTGGATTTTCTGATCCGATTATAGATTTTGATCTTATTTTATTAACTATAAAAATTTGGAATAAATTGGGAATCCTTAAAGATTTAATTTTAGAAATTAATTCAATTGGTTCTATTAATAACCGCAAAAATTATGAAAATGATTTACGTATATTTTGTGAAAAAAAAATAGATAAATTTAATTTAGATAATTTCAGAAACGTTATATTAAATAATCCGATTCGTTTATTAGATAGCAAGAATATAAATATTATTTTAATGATGAAAAATGCTCCAAAATTGATTAATTATTTAGATTTATCTTCGCAATTACGATTTCAAAAATTATGTAATTATTTAGATCAAAAACAGGTTAATTACATTATTAATCATAAACTAGTTCGAGGTTTAGATTATTATAATGATACTGTTTTTGAATGGAAAAGTAAAAATTTAGGAGCTCAAGACACGATATGCGCAGGTGGTCGCTATGATCAATTAATTAAAAATTTAGGTGGTCCAAAAAATTCAGCTATGGGTTGTGCAATAGGTATAGATCGATTATTTTTATTAAAAGAACTTTTTAAAAAAAAAATAATAAAAAATAATTACTTTATAGACATCCAAATTATTTTTTCCAATCCTGAATTTTATAGATTTGTATTAGATATATCAGATCAATTACATACAATATGGCCGAAGTTAAAAATTGATACTAATATAACTAAAATAAGTGTATCAAATCAAATAAAGCACGCTATTCAAAATCACACAAAATTTTTATTAATTTTAGATTCATACCTTTTAAGTTCAAATAAAATTATAATAAAAAATATATCGCTTAGAACCCAAAAAAAAGAATTTTTTTATAGAATTTTTCAAAGCCCATGTATTTTTATATAA
- the trpD gene encoding anthranilate phosphoribosyltransferase translates to MKKILKKIYKNNFLTKKESFFIFNQILNKKINNIQLSAILAIMSARKETEHEVIGARKACLQYQPTFPKTNYICADIVGTGGDQKNSFNISTVSSIVAAYYGIKIAKICNVSSSGIVGSVDLLTHFNINVFISPEKSKKLLDKYNICFLSANQYLNIFKRVEKVRKILSTKTIFNKLGPILNPVQPSYSIIGVYSSKLLLFFAKILKKLKYKNAIVVHSEGSDEIILCKNIQIAELKNNQINQYTLSAKDFGLKEIEKDCLFNKTKKENYQETKKLFQGLGKTYYVNTIAANVALLLKITNISNNLITNTTTIIKLIQSGKIYNFIKKLSKFTTKKN, encoded by the coding sequence ATGAAAAAAATTTTAAAAAAAATATATAAAAATAATTTTTTAACAAAAAAAGAAAGTTTTTTTATATTTAACCAAATTCTTAATAAAAAAATCAATAATATACAATTATCAGCTATCTTAGCAATAATGTCAGCAAGAAAAGAAACAGAGCACGAAGTTATCGGAGCTCGAAAAGCTTGTTTACAATACCAACCTACTTTTCCAAAAACAAACTATATTTGTGCTGATATTGTAGGAACTGGAGGGGATCAAAAAAATAGTTTTAATATTTCAACTGTTAGCTCTATTGTGGCAGCTTATTATGGAATAAAAATCGCAAAAATTTGTAATGTAAGCTCGTCTGGTATAGTAGGATCGGTAGATTTATTAACTCATTTCAACATTAACGTTTTTATCTCTCCTGAAAAATCTAAAAAATTATTAGATAAATACAATATTTGTTTTTTATCTGCCAATCAATACTTAAACATATTTAAAAGAGTCGAAAAGGTTCGAAAAATATTAAGCACTAAAACAATATTTAATAAATTAGGTCCTATTTTAAATCCTGTACAACCATCTTATAGTATCATCGGCGTTTACTCATCTAAATTATTATTATTTTTTGCTAAAATATTAAAAAAATTAAAATACAAAAATGCTATAGTAGTGCATAGCGAAGGTTCGGATGAAATAATACTTTGCAAAAATATTCAAATTGCTGAATTAAAAAACAATCAAATAAATCAATATACTTTATCTGCTAAAGATTTTGGTTTAAAAGAAATAGAAAAAGATTGTCTTTTTAATAAAACTAAAAAAGAGAACTACCAAGAAACAAAAAAACTCTTTCAAGGTTTGGGAAAAACGTATTATGTTAACACAATCGCCGCTAATGTAGCGTTATTATTAAAAATAACAAATATTTCAAATAATTTAATTACTAATACAACTACAATAATTAAATTAATTCAAAGCGGAAAAATATATAATTTTATAAAAAAATTATCAAAATTTACTACAAAGAAAAACTAA
- a CDS encoding inositol monophosphatase family protein: MNPLLNIAIRAIRKGGNLIAKNYDSINYNQYNNLDIDYNNNIINIMCKKIFNVIFNIIHDVYPKHVILDINHKKNINNNTDTQWWINTLDGKINFIHKIPYFCLSIMIKKNNITNFSIIYDPIKNDLFTATKGKGAQLNGCRMRCKKYTTFSKKIVVMHFNYINTKNLHLCMLITKTLLKEKIYIRNFGCSTLDLVYLAAGKIDAYINLKYIHQKNIAGELQTRESGALITDIFGNCNYIKNNNILIGNAKTLEFILKKIYFLKNLINLNKK, translated from the coding sequence ATGAATCCATTATTAAATATTGCTATTCGTGCAATTCGAAAAGGTGGCAATCTTATTGCTAAAAATTATGATTCTATTAATTATAATCAATATAATAATCTTGATATTGATTATAACAATAATATTATAAATATTATGTGTAAAAAAATTTTTAATGTGATATTTAATATCATACATGATGTATATCCAAAACACGTTATTCTAGATATTAACCATAAAAAAAATATAAATAACAATACTGATACTCAATGGTGGATTAATACTTTAGATGGAAAAATCAATTTTATTCATAAAATTCCTTATTTTTGTTTATCAATTATGATAAAAAAAAATAATATAACAAATTTTTCAATTATTTATGATCCTATAAAAAATGATTTATTTACTGCAACTAAAGGAAAAGGCGCTCAGTTAAATGGATGTAGAATGCGTTGCAAAAAATATACTACCTTTTCTAAAAAAATAGTTGTGATGCACTTTAATTATATTAATACAAAAAATCTCCATTTATGTATGTTAATAACAAAAACTTTGTTAAAAGAAAAAATATATATTAGAAATTTTGGATGTTCTACTTTAGATTTAGTCTACTTAGCTGCCGGGAAAATTGATGCGTATATTAATCTGAAGTATATTCATCAAAAAAATATTGCTGGAGAATTACAAACTCGCGAATCTGGCGCGTTAATTACAGATATTTTCGGAAATTGTAACTATATAAAAAATAATAATATATTAATTGGAAATGCAAAAACTTTAGAGTTTATTTTAAAAAAAATATATTTTTTAAAAAATTTAATTAACCTTAATAAAAAATAA
- the trpB gene encoding tryptophan synthase subunit beta, whose protein sequence is MTLLNPYFGKFGGMYVPQILMPALYQLEKAFINTIHDTKFQKRLSNLLKNYAGRPTPLTLCKNLTRGTNTKIFLKREDLLHGGAHKTNQVLGQILLAKYMKKKDIIVETGAGQHGIASASASALFNLNCRIYMGEKDIERQASNVLKMKIMGAKVIPVSTGTKTLKEACNAALRDWTENYSTAHYMLGTAAGPHPYPTIVREYQKIIGKETKKQIFFENKQVPDKIIACVGGGSNAIGIFTSFIEDKRIELIGVEPAGLGLHTNKHGAPINKGKIGIYFGMKSYLMQNNEGQIKNSWSISAGLDFPSVGPEHAWLHHIKRVKYVSITDKEAVNAFLLLSKKEGIIPALESSHALAYALNIMKKDPKKSQTIIVNLSGRGDKDMSTIKKNINIEKNNDKTI, encoded by the coding sequence ATGACATTACTCAACCCTTACTTTGGAAAATTTGGCGGAATGTATGTTCCACAAATATTAATGCCGGCATTATACCAATTAGAAAAAGCATTTATTAATACTATACATGATACTAAATTTCAAAAAAGATTGTCTAATTTATTAAAAAATTATGCTGGACGACCTACACCATTAACTTTATGTAAGAATTTAACCCGAGGTACTAACACAAAGATTTTCTTAAAAAGAGAAGATCTACTTCATGGCGGAGCTCACAAAACTAATCAAGTGTTAGGACAGATATTATTAGCAAAATATATGAAAAAAAAAGACATTATAGTTGAAACCGGAGCCGGTCAACATGGTATAGCATCAGCATCTGCATCCGCATTATTTAATTTAAATTGTCGAATTTATATGGGTGAAAAAGATATCGAAAGACAAGCATCAAATGTCCTAAAAATGAAAATTATGGGCGCAAAAGTTATTCCTGTATCAACTGGCACTAAAACATTAAAAGAAGCTTGTAATGCCGCTTTACGAGATTGGACGGAAAATTATTCTACAGCACATTATATGTTAGGAACAGCAGCTGGACCCCATCCATACCCTACTATTGTACGTGAATATCAAAAAATAATTGGAAAAGAAACAAAAAAACAAATTTTTTTTGAAAATAAACAAGTTCCAGATAAAATTATTGCTTGTGTTGGAGGCGGATCAAATGCTATCGGAATATTTACAAGCTTTATAGAAGATAAAAGAATCGAGTTAATTGGAGTAGAACCTGCTGGTTTAGGTTTACATACTAACAAACATGGAGCACCTATCAATAAAGGAAAAATAGGCATCTACTTTGGAATGAAATCATATTTAATGCAAAATAATGAAGGACAAATAAAAAACTCTTGGTCTATTTCTGCTGGATTAGATTTTCCTTCTGTAGGTCCGGAACATGCCTGGTTGCATCATATTAAAAGAGTAAAATATGTATCCATTACAGATAAAGAAGCTGTTAATGCTTTTTTATTACTATCCAAAAAAGAAGGTATTATTCCTGCTCTTGAATCTTCTCATGCATTAGCTTATGCCCTGAATATAATGAAAAAAGATCCCAAAAAAAGTCAAACAATCATAGTAAATTTATCTGGTCGAGGCGATAAAGATATGTCTACAATTAAAAAAAATATAAATATTGAGAAGAACAATGACAAAACAATATAA
- a CDS encoding DMT family transporter codes for MKHFIIFLLFFLISIMWGTTWIAMKMVLVTIPPFFATGLRFLITAPISIFTALLTKTPLFFPYGQRMIQVYISIFYFSIPFTLMLYGGRYVNVPTASLIYSSMPIISLLLSYIMYDELINVYQIFGIFLHFISLMFFLLIQWKNSYIHQEFGVFLLFLSIFFQAVMYIYLKKNFYHISVLSFNGIPSLFSGLILSIFGWLIEKPELQSFSMHSIAALLYLSIFVGFLGILSYFFLQKKIDSCYSSVVFVIFPIISLVLDKYLYQTKISNLEYLFILFLLVSTIITLFTAKKNTCFIKKIPK; via the coding sequence ATGAAACATTTTATTATTTTTTTATTATTTTTTTTAATTTCAATTATGTGGGGAACAACGTGGATTGCTATGAAAATGGTATTAGTTACAATTCCTCCATTTTTTGCAACAGGATTACGTTTCTTAATTACGGCGCCAATATCTATTTTTACAGCTTTATTAACTAAAACTCCTTTATTTTTTCCCTATGGGCAACGTATGATTCAAGTTTATATATCCATTTTTTATTTTTCGATACCATTTACATTAATGTTATATGGAGGTCGTTATGTCAATGTCCCTACAGCATCATTAATTTATTCAAGTATGCCTATTATAAGTTTATTACTATCATACATAATGTATGATGAATTAATAAATGTATATCAAATATTTGGAATATTCTTACATTTTATATCATTGATGTTTTTTTTATTGATACAATGGAAAAATTCTTATATACATCAAGAGTTTGGAGTTTTTTTATTGTTTTTATCAATTTTTTTTCAAGCAGTTATGTATATTTATTTAAAAAAAAATTTTTATCATATTTCAGTTTTATCTTTTAATGGTATCCCTTCTTTATTTTCAGGTTTAATTTTATCAATTTTTGGTTGGTTAATAGAAAAACCGGAATTACAATCATTTTCTATGCATTCTATAGCAGCTTTGTTGTATTTAAGTATTTTTGTTGGTTTTTTAGGAATACTATCTTATTTTTTTTTACAGAAAAAAATTGATTCTTGTTATTCATCTGTTGTTTTTGTAATTTTCCCCATAATTTCTCTTGTTTTAGATAAGTATTTATATCAAACAAAAATATCCAATCTTGAATATTTATTTATTTTATTTTTATTAGTGAGTACAATAATAACATTGTTTACAGCAAAAAAAAATACTTGTTTTATAAAAAAAATTCCTAAATAA
- a CDS encoding YciC family protein yields the protein MFSMIYTISCDSYLFFKKQIINIIILSALCAFFTIIIQYMIGPNLNEISILYETFFLKKYTFFQILHKITNEQKKIILHIFCVKTLSLLINHTALYTAIIFLIKSIISKKQKNLYHIIKKSIHYLPIVLPLIFLKFFITEVGFIFFKIPGIILSILLPLSPVLLLIENQNILSSLKNSILISWENIYVIIFPILVWNFLKWILITLFVTLYIFPVHMNIFIINFLLNFGYSYIAIYLFRFNALIKVKNVI from the coding sequence ATGTTTTCTATGATATACACAATTAGTTGTGATTCTTATTTGTTTTTTAAAAAACAAATTATTAATATCATTATATTGTCAGCATTATGTGCTTTTTTTACTATTATTATTCAATATATGATTGGTCCGAACCTAAATGAAATTTCTATTTTATATGAAACATTTTTTTTAAAAAAATATACGTTTTTCCAAATTTTACATAAAATAACAAATGAACAAAAAAAAATTATATTACATATTTTTTGTGTAAAAACATTATCTTTATTAATTAATCATACTGCTTTGTATACTGCTATAATATTTTTAATAAAATCTATTATTTCTAAAAAACAGAAAAATTTATATCACATAATTAAAAAATCCATTCATTATCTTCCGATTGTATTGCCGTTAATCTTTTTAAAATTTTTTATAACAGAAGTAGGCTTTATTTTTTTTAAAATTCCCGGTATAATATTAAGCATTTTATTACCTTTATCTCCTGTTCTTCTATTAATAGAAAATCAAAATATACTCTCTTCTTTAAAAAATAGCATATTAATTTCATGGGAGAATATATATGTTATTATATTCCCAATTTTAGTATGGAATTTTTTAAAATGGATTCTAATTACTCTTTTTGTGACACTATATATCTTTCCTGTTCATATGAATATTTTTATAATAAATTTTTTACTAAATTTTGGATATTCATATATTGCTATTTACCTTTTTCGTTTTAACGCATTAATAAAAGTAAAAAATGTGATTTAA